From Pseudorca crassidens isolate mPseCra1 chromosome 15, mPseCra1.hap1, whole genome shotgun sequence, one genomic window encodes:
- the GET4 gene encoding Golgi to ER traffic protein 4 homolog isoform X1, translating into MAAAAMAEQESARNGARNRGGVQRVEGKLRASVEKGDYYEAHQMYRTLFFRYMAQSKHAEARELMCSGALLFFSHGQQNSAADLSMLVLESLEKAEVEVVEELLESLAKLFSLMDPNSPERVAFVSRALKWSSGGSGKLGHPRLHQLLARTLWKEQNYCESRYHFLHSSDGEGCANMLVEYSTARGFRSEVDMFVAQAVLQFLCLKNKSSASVVFTTYTRKHPSIESGPPFVQPLLNFLWFLLLAVDGGKLTVFTVLCEQYQPSLRRDPMYNEYLDRIGQLFFGVPPKQTSSYGGLLGNLLSSLMGSSEQEGEDSQDDSSPIELD; encoded by the exons ATGGCGGCGGCGGCGATGGCCGAGCAGGAGAGCGCCCGGAACGGCGCCCGCAACCGCGGCGGCGTCCAGCGCGTGGAGGGCAAGCTGCGGGCCAGCGTCGAGAAGGGCGACTATTATGAGGCGCACCAGATGTACCGGACCCTCTTCTTCAG GTACATGGCCCAGAGCAAGCACGCCGAGGCCCGCGAGCTCATGTGCTCAGGAGCTCTGCTGTTCTTCAGCCACGGCCAG CAAAACAGTGCAGCTGATTTGTCCATGCTGGTCCTGGAGTCGCTGGAGAAGGCGGAGGTCGAGGTGGTCGAGGAGCTGCTGG AAAGTCTGGCCAAGCTGTTCAGCCTGATGGATCCCAACTCCCCGGAGCGAGTGGCATTTGTGTCTCGAGCCCTGAAGTGGTCCAGTGGGGGGTCCGGGAAGCTGGGCCACCCCCGGCTCCACCAGCTGCTGGCCCGCACCCTGTGGAAAG AACAGAACTACTGCGAGTCCCGGTACCACTTCCTGCACTCCAGCGACGGGGAGGGCTGTGCCAACATGCTGGTGGAGTACTCCACGGCCCGGGGCTTCCGCAGCGAGGTGGACATGTTCGTGGCCCAGGCTGTCCTCCA gtttctctgtttaaaaaacaaGAGCAGCGCGTCAGTGGTGTTCACGACGTACACACGGAAACACCCGTCCATCGAGAGCGGCCCTCCCTTCGTGCAGCCCCTGCTCAACTTCCTCTGGTTTCTGCTGCTGGCCGTCGATGG GGGGAAGCTGACGGTGTTCACGGTGCTGTGTGAACAGTACCAGCCATCCCTCCGGCGGGACCCCATGTACAACGAG TACCTCGACAGGATAGGACAGCTCTTCTTCGGCGTGCCACCCAAGCAGACGTCTTCCTACGGAGGCTTGCTAG